A window of Phyllobacterium sp. T1293 contains these coding sequences:
- a CDS encoding UDP-glucose dehydrogenase family protein: MKIAMIGTGYVGLVSGVCFAEFGFQVTCVDKNPAIIERLQAGEVTIYEPGLDELLTRNARDGRLIFTTELASTVADADVIFIAVGTPSRRGDGEADLQYIYAAADEIAAAMKPGAVIVIKSTVVVGTNADVRAHIAKARPDVPFSMVSNPEFLREGSAVEDFLRPDRVVVGVHDERGANAMRRVYRPLYLRETPMIVTTLENAEIIKYAANAFLAMKVTFINEVADLCEKTGGNVQDVARAIGMDNRIGSKFLHAGPGFGGSCFPKDTRAYAATGRKMNAPQTLIEQVVTVNEQRKRSMAERVIEAAAKSGAKTVAALGIAFKPNTDDIRESPALDIIPALQKAGLTVRAHDPEARSAAEPVLPGVLWCKSAYEAIDGADITVLLTEWNAYRALDLKKVAHLMKGNVLFDLRNVFGEQDLEGSGLEYHSLGRPRLGQST; this comes from the coding sequence ATGAAGATTGCGATGATCGGGACTGGCTATGTCGGTCTGGTTTCGGGTGTTTGCTTTGCCGAATTTGGCTTTCAGGTGACCTGTGTCGACAAGAACCCTGCAATCATCGAGCGCCTGCAGGCTGGCGAAGTGACAATCTACGAGCCCGGTCTCGACGAACTCCTCACCCGCAATGCCCGCGATGGCCGCCTGATTTTTACCACCGAACTGGCATCAACCGTGGCCGATGCGGATGTGATTTTTATTGCCGTGGGCACACCTTCGCGGCGCGGGGACGGTGAGGCCGACCTCCAATATATCTATGCGGCGGCCGATGAAATTGCGGCGGCCATGAAGCCCGGCGCGGTCATTGTCATCAAGTCTACGGTTGTCGTCGGCACCAATGCGGATGTGCGCGCCCATATCGCCAAGGCGCGGCCCGATGTGCCGTTCTCCATGGTTTCCAATCCGGAGTTTTTGCGCGAAGGCTCGGCCGTGGAAGATTTTCTACGTCCCGACCGCGTTGTGGTCGGTGTGCATGACGAGCGCGGTGCCAACGCCATGAGACGGGTCTATCGCCCGCTTTACCTGCGTGAAACGCCGATGATCGTAACGACACTCGAAAATGCCGAAATCATCAAATATGCCGCCAATGCCTTTCTGGCGATGAAGGTGACTTTCATCAATGAGGTCGCTGACCTTTGCGAAAAGACCGGCGGCAATGTGCAGGACGTGGCGCGCGCCATTGGCATGGACAACCGTATCGGCTCGAAATTCCTGCATGCGGGACCGGGCTTTGGCGGATCGTGTTTCCCCAAGGATACCCGCGCCTATGCAGCAACCGGGCGCAAGATGAATGCACCGCAGACGCTGATCGAACAGGTTGTGACCGTCAACGAGCAGCGCAAACGCTCCATGGCCGAGCGGGTGATTGAAGCGGCTGCCAAAAGCGGTGCCAAGACCGTTGCGGCGCTGGGTATCGCCTTCAAGCCGAACACCGATGACATTCGCGAGTCGCCGGCGCTCGATATCATTCCGGCCCTGCAAAAGGCTGGCCTGACCGTGCGCGCGCATGACCCGGAAGCACGGTCCGCAGCCGAACCTGTTTTGCCCGGTGTTCTCTGGTGCAAGTCAGCCTATGAGGCCATTGACGGCGCGGATATCACGGTGCTCCTGACCGAATGGAACGCCTACCGCGCGCTTGATCTGAAGAAGGTTGCCCATTTGATGAAGGGCAATGTTCTGTTCGATCTGCGCAATGTTTTCGGCGAGCAGGATCTGGAAGGGTCCGGCCTGGAATACCATTCCCTTGGCCGTCCGCGGTTGGGTCAGAGTACTTAA
- a CDS encoding ArnT family glycosyltransferase, translating to MTHSDPASAGTAKLRFSHYLLLIFICLVSFVPGIASIPPLDRDESRYIQATHQMAETGDYVDIRFQDASRYKKPVGIYWLQSAVLKVTGYDHTAPVWTYRLVSVIGATLAVLATAALGAFLFGQSAGLLAGMALAAIVMLGFEARVAKTDATLLATVIFAQGALASMWMASRNNAPAKWAPALIFWIATAVGVLIKGPITPFVSVLTAATLCLFYREWQWLKRLKPLTGIAILLLIVLPWLILITLKSGGAFFNESVGNDLLSKVGDGQESHGAPPGYFALIFVVFIWPFGVMAIRGGLQALSRFRTDPRLAFLTAWYIPYWLVTEMIPTKLPHYILPAYPALLLMMAWAVDTGIASQPYRGRWQIWLERLTLLGLAVATLGLMGAGTVLPWVMAHTVTIPGIIAFFTAAAAGIFASGLVLKDDLKRAVQAAAGFGIVTLALLTWGVVPAITPIWMSPAINNAFNAAKPCPDSVLASAGYAEPSLVFLAGTKTVLTDGAGAAKYLLDNPACAISAVDERNQAEFLQNLPQGEKSVVAVGSVSGINYSKGRKTTITLYKAAR from the coding sequence ATGACCCATTCTGACCCTGCCTCTGCGGGCACCGCAAAACTCCGTTTCAGCCACTATTTGCTGCTTATTTTCATCTGCCTCGTCTCATTCGTGCCGGGAATTGCTTCTATCCCGCCGCTCGATCGCGATGAATCGCGCTATATTCAGGCCACGCACCAGATGGCGGAAACCGGCGATTACGTCGATATCCGCTTTCAGGATGCCTCGCGTTACAAGAAGCCCGTCGGGATTTACTGGCTCCAGAGCGCTGTCCTGAAAGTGACAGGCTATGACCATACGGCACCAGTCTGGACCTACCGGCTCGTATCGGTGATCGGCGCTACGCTTGCTGTTCTGGCCACAGCTGCGCTCGGTGCTTTTCTGTTCGGCCAAAGCGCCGGCCTCCTCGCGGGCATGGCGCTGGCAGCCATTGTCATGCTTGGATTTGAAGCGCGTGTGGCCAAGACCGATGCCACCCTGCTCGCCACCGTGATATTTGCGCAAGGTGCGCTCGCCTCCATGTGGATGGCCAGCCGCAACAACGCTCCGGCCAAATGGGCACCTGCCCTCATTTTCTGGATCGCAACAGCCGTGGGCGTCTTGATCAAAGGCCCGATCACACCTTTTGTCAGCGTCCTCACCGCAGCCACGCTCTGCCTTTTCTATCGTGAATGGCAATGGCTGAAACGCCTGAAACCCCTGACCGGCATCGCTATTCTTCTGCTTATTGTCCTGCCATGGCTGATCCTGATCACATTGAAAAGCGGTGGCGCTTTCTTCAACGAATCCGTTGGTAATGACCTTCTGTCGAAAGTCGGTGATGGACAGGAAAGTCATGGCGCGCCGCCCGGTTATTTCGCTCTGATTTTCGTGGTCTTCATCTGGCCGTTCGGCGTTATGGCCATTCGCGGCGGCCTGCAGGCGCTTAGCCGCTTTCGCACCGATCCGCGTCTGGCCTTTCTGACGGCATGGTACATTCCCTATTGGCTGGTGACGGAGATGATCCCGACCAAGCTGCCGCATTACATCCTGCCCGCCTACCCCGCACTTTTGCTGATGATGGCATGGGCCGTGGACACGGGCATCGCAAGCCAGCCCTATCGCGGACGCTGGCAAATCTGGCTGGAGCGCCTGACGCTGCTCGGACTTGCCGTCGCCACGCTTGGCCTGATGGGCGCAGGCACGGTTCTGCCATGGGTGATGGCCCATACGGTGACAATTCCCGGCATTATTGCCTTCTTCACAGCGGCAGCCGCAGGCATCTTTGCCAGCGGGCTCGTGCTGAAGGATGATCTGAAACGCGCCGTGCAGGCAGCGGCTGGCTTTGGCATCGTGACATTGGCTCTGCTCACATGGGGCGTTGTCCCCGCCATCACACCGATCTGGATGAGCCCCGCCATCAACAATGCCTTCAATGCAGCAAAGCCCTGCCCCGACAGCGTGCTGGCGTCAGCCGGCTATGCGGAACCCAGCCTTGTTTTTCTGGCTGGCACAAAGACTGTTCTGACCGATGGCGCTGGCGCAGCCAAATATCTTCTCGATAATCCCGCCTGCGCAATTTCAGCGGTTGATGAGCGCAATCAGGCAGAGTTTTTGCAAAACCTGCCGCAGGGCGAAAAATCCGTTGTGGCAGTTGGTAGCGTTTCGGGGATCAACTACAGCAAGGGCCGCAAGACAACGATCACGCTTTATAAGGCTGCTCGGTAA
- a CDS encoding lipid-A-disaccharide synthase N-terminal domain-containing protein, which translates to MADAISNWLHSVFVAQFDAWILLGFFAQGCFTMRFVVQWIASEKAKRSVVPVTFWFFSLFGGVLLFIYAIVRKDPVFIAGQGLGLFVYIRNLWLIANEKKAMTQDT; encoded by the coding sequence ATGGCTGACGCAATTAGCAATTGGCTTCACTCGGTCTTCGTTGCCCAGTTTGACGCCTGGATACTTCTCGGCTTCTTTGCACAGGGCTGCTTTACCATGCGCTTCGTGGTGCAGTGGATCGCCTCGGAAAAAGCCAAGCGCAGTGTCGTGCCTGTCACCTTCTGGTTCTTCTCGCTGTTCGGCGGTGTGCTGCTGTTCATCTATGCCATCGTGCGCAAAGACCCGGTATTCATTGCCGGACAGGGATTGGGCCTCTTCGTCTACATCCGCAATCTCTGGCTGATTGCCAATGAAAAGAAAGCAATGACGCAGGATACGTGA
- a CDS encoding glycosyltransferase family 2 protein: protein MSNPAITIVIPCRNEAANLAFLLDEVDAAMEGRSYEVVVVDDGSTDGTGDALGERIRAGKPLRHVRHDKSAGQSAAVRSGVFAAKGAIVVTMDGDGQNDPAYLPKLADALIEAGPAVGIAAGQRLKRTDTKLKQISSKLANNLRGAILKDNTRDSGCGLKALHTQLFRELPFFDGWHRYLPALVIREGYGVVHVDVVDRERRHGKSNYGILDRGLRGILDLYGVWWLRKRRKTVPTITEISHG, encoded by the coding sequence TTGAGCAATCCGGCAATCACAATTGTAATTCCATGCCGAAACGAGGCCGCCAATCTGGCCTTTCTTCTCGACGAAGTGGATGCAGCCATGGAAGGCCGCAGCTACGAGGTAGTGGTCGTGGATGATGGCTCGACTGATGGAACCGGCGATGCCTTGGGCGAACGCATACGCGCGGGCAAGCCGCTGCGCCACGTCAGGCATGACAAATCAGCAGGCCAGAGTGCCGCCGTACGATCAGGGGTTTTCGCAGCCAAAGGTGCAATTGTCGTCACCATGGATGGTGATGGCCAGAATGATCCCGCCTACCTGCCAAAACTGGCCGATGCGCTGATTGAAGCTGGCCCGGCTGTCGGCATTGCCGCCGGTCAACGCCTGAAGCGCACCGACACCAAGCTGAAGCAGATCTCTTCCAAGCTTGCCAACAACCTGCGCGGCGCGATCCTCAAAGACAATACGCGCGACTCCGGTTGCGGCTTGAAGGCACTGCACACCCAGCTTTTCCGCGAACTGCCGTTCTTTGATGGCTGGCATCGCTATCTGCCTGCTCTCGTGATCCGCGAAGGCTATGGTGTTGTTCATGTGGATGTGGTGGACCGGGAGCGTCGCCACGGCAAATCCAACTATGGTATTCTCGATCGCGGTCTGCGCGGTATTCTTGACCTTTATGGCGTGTGGTGGCTGAGAAAGCGCCGCAAGACCGTTCCAACAATTACGGAGATCAGCCATGGCTGA
- a CDS encoding thiamine pyrophosphate-binding protein, with amino-acid sequence MKTGGELIVEALKANGAEQLFCVPGESYLAVLDALVDADVGVTVCRAEGGAAMMAEAWGKLTGKPGICFVTRGPGATNASPGIHIAMQDSTPLILFIGQVQRDAREREAFQEVEYRRFFADTAKWVAEIDDARRIPEFVTRAFSVATSGRPGPVVLALPEDMLTDKVEAVAAQGWQPVATGPSSASIEKLADLLQGAKKPFMILGGSRWDEAAVHSITRFAEKWHLPVGCSFRRQMLFDHLHPNYAGDVGIGINPALGTRVKEADVLLLVGGRFGEMPSSGYTLMDSPYPRQTLIHVHPDADELGRVYRPALAINAAPDAFAEAVEHLAPPSHINWPDEAEVAHAAYLKWSTPPQTGPGNVAMGPIMTYLESVLPEDAIMTNGAGNYATWLHRFHRFRRFGTQAAPTSGSMGYGLPAAVAAKRLYPERTVVCFAGDGCFLMNGQDFATAVKYNLPLIVLVINNNIYGTIRMHQEREYPGRVSATDLTNPDFAMLARAYGGHGETVEATADFEGAWQRAVQSGKPSIIEIRLDPEAITPAKTLTDIRNKR; translated from the coding sequence ATGAAAACCGGCGGTGAATTGATCGTAGAAGCACTCAAGGCCAATGGCGCGGAACAGCTGTTTTGCGTTCCCGGCGAAAGCTACCTCGCGGTGCTCGATGCGCTTGTGGATGCCGATGTGGGTGTGACAGTCTGCCGGGCCGAAGGCGGCGCGGCGATGATGGCCGAGGCATGGGGCAAACTCACCGGCAAGCCCGGCATCTGCTTTGTCACCCGCGGTCCGGGAGCCACCAATGCCTCGCCGGGTATTCACATCGCCATGCAGGATTCAACGCCGCTGATTCTGTTCATCGGACAGGTGCAGCGCGATGCGCGCGAACGTGAAGCCTTTCAGGAAGTGGAATATCGCCGCTTCTTTGCTGATACTGCCAAATGGGTAGCCGAGATCGACGATGCTCGCCGCATCCCGGAATTTGTCACCCGCGCATTCTCCGTGGCAACATCAGGGCGTCCCGGTCCTGTCGTGCTTGCCCTGCCGGAGGATATGCTGACAGACAAGGTGGAAGCTGTTGCCGCGCAGGGTTGGCAGCCTGTTGCAACGGGCCCCTCATCCGCCAGTATCGAGAAACTTGCCGACCTTTTGCAGGGTGCCAAGAAGCCATTCATGATTCTCGGTGGTTCGCGCTGGGATGAAGCGGCTGTTCACTCCATCACCCGTTTTGCCGAAAAATGGCACCTGCCGGTTGGTTGTTCCTTCCGCCGCCAGATGCTGTTCGATCATCTTCACCCGAATTACGCTGGCGATGTCGGCATCGGCATCAATCCGGCGCTTGGTACGCGTGTGAAGGAAGCCGACGTGCTTCTGCTTGTTGGTGGCCGGTTCGGCGAAATGCCCTCATCAGGCTATACGCTGATGGACAGTCCCTACCCCAGGCAGACGCTGATCCATGTACACCCCGATGCGGATGAACTTGGCCGCGTCTATCGCCCCGCACTCGCTATCAATGCCGCGCCGGATGCCTTTGCCGAAGCGGTCGAGCATTTAGCGCCGCCATCGCACATCAACTGGCCTGATGAAGCTGAAGTTGCACATGCGGCCTATCTCAAATGGTCGACCCCGCCGCAAACCGGTCCCGGCAATGTCGCCATGGGCCCGATCATGACTTATCTTGAAAGCGTTCTGCCCGAAGACGCAATCATGACCAACGGTGCGGGCAATTACGCCACATGGCTGCATCGTTTCCACCGCTTCCGCCGTTTCGGTACGCAGGCCGCCCCAACCTCCGGCTCGATGGGCTATGGTCTCCCCGCTGCTGTCGCAGCAAAGCGACTTTACCCTGAACGAACAGTCGTCTGTTTTGCCGGGGATGGCTGTTTTCTGATGAATGGTCAGGATTTTGCGACGGCGGTCAAATATAACCTGCCCCTCATCGTGCTTGTCATCAACAACAATATATATGGCACCATCCGTATGCATCAGGAGCGGGAATATCCCGGACGCGTCTCGGCAACCGATTTGACCAACCCGGATTTTGCCATGCTGGCCCGCGCCTATGGCGGCCATGGCGAGACGGTTGAAGCTACCGCGGATTTCGAAGGCGCATGGCAGCGGGCTGTTCAAAGCGGCAAACCATCGATCATTGAAATCCGGCTTGATCCGGAGGCGATCACCCCTGCCAAGACCTTGACGGATATTCGCAATAAGCGTTGA
- a CDS encoding CaiB/BaiF CoA transferase family protein, translating into MIEAPLKGVRVIELARVLAGPWAGQILADLGADVIKVENPAGGDETRGWGPPFITSKEGENLSAAYFHSCNRGKRSITVDFTSPEGQETVRALCRTADIVLENFKVGGLKKYGLDYETLSADNPRLVYCSITGFGQTGPYASQAGYDFIIQGMSGLMSVTGEPEREPQKVGLAVADVFTGLYSVIAIQAALAHAQKTGEGQQVDMALFDVQSAVMANQAMNYLATGNSPNRMGNAHPNISPYEVVPTSDGHMILAVGNDGQFARFCAIMGLDGLSADPRFLTNRSRLENRTELTALIRAETQKRTRADLLEACAQNAVPAGPINRIGEMFDDPQIVSRQLRLDLDDAHGSTIPSVRTPIVMSKTPLTYNRPSPRLGEHSADILQELKDASDENRR; encoded by the coding sequence ATGATTGAAGCTCCCCTCAAAGGCGTGCGCGTCATTGAACTCGCCCGCGTCCTTGCCGGGCCATGGGCCGGACAAATCCTCGCTGATCTCGGCGCTGATGTGATCAAGGTGGAAAATCCTGCCGGTGGTGACGAGACCCGTGGCTGGGGCCCGCCCTTCATCACCAGCAAAGAGGGTGAGAATCTCTCCGCCGCCTATTTCCATTCCTGCAATCGCGGCAAGCGTTCCATTACGGTTGATTTCACCTCGCCGGAAGGTCAGGAAACGGTTCGGGCGCTGTGCAGGACAGCCGATATTGTGCTCGAAAACTTCAAGGTTGGCGGCCTGAAAAAATACGGCCTCGACTATGAAACACTCAGCGCCGACAATCCCCGCCTTGTCTATTGCTCCATTACAGGTTTCGGCCAGACGGGTCCTTACGCCAGTCAGGCGGGCTATGACTTTATCATTCAGGGCATGTCCGGCCTGATGTCGGTCACTGGCGAGCCCGAGCGCGAACCGCAGAAGGTTGGCCTTGCCGTCGCCGATGTTTTTACCGGGCTTTATTCGGTCATCGCCATTCAGGCGGCGCTCGCCCATGCGCAAAAAACCGGCGAAGGCCAGCAGGTCGATATGGCGCTGTTTGATGTTCAATCCGCCGTGATGGCCAATCAGGCGATGAACTATCTTGCCACTGGCAATAGCCCCAACCGCATGGGCAATGCGCATCCGAATATTTCACCCTATGAGGTGGTCCCAACCTCCGACGGCCATATGATCCTTGCTGTTGGCAATGACGGGCAGTTTGCGCGGTTCTGCGCAATTATGGGGCTGGATGGTCTCAGCGCCGATCCGCGCTTTCTGACCAATCGATCCCGACTGGAAAACCGCACCGAACTGACCGCCCTGATCCGGGCGGAAACACAAAAGCGCACAAGGGCCGATCTGCTTGAAGCCTGCGCGCAAAATGCGGTTCCAGCCGGGCCAATCAACCGGATCGGCGAAATGTTCGATGACCCGCAGATCGTCTCGCGGCAACTCCGCCTTGATCTTGACGATGCCCATGGCAGCACAATCCCTTCGGTGCGCACGCCGATCGTCATGTCAAAAACACCCCTTACCTATAACCGACCCTCGCCACGCCTTGGCGAACACAGCGCAGACATTCTCCAGGAATTAAAGGACGCATCCGATGAAAACCGGCGGTGA
- a CDS encoding alpha/beta hydrolase: MSFADIETIRSSTGAALAMRFSPAEGSGKAIVQISHGVAEHCLRYQRFAEHLNAQGFHVYAHDHRGHGYTKAEGAPLGRFAQNDGMRLVLKDMDVINAIARVRHPGLPLILFGHSMGGLVGLNYVIEYQEKVQAAAIWNANFSVGLSGRLAQGILRAERMFLGSDVPSMLLPKLTFQTWARGIKDARTPFDWLSRDPKEVDAYVTDPLCGWDASVSMWRDVFGFTFGGADNTALAKIRRVLPFNLAGGGQDPATAKGSAVRDLANRMQKLGFSDVTSKVYEDTRHEGLNEINRDVIMADFTQWAVRVVQKQAVNLERT, encoded by the coding sequence ATGAGTTTTGCAGACATTGAAACGATCCGGTCATCGACGGGCGCGGCGCTTGCCATGCGTTTTTCACCCGCTGAAGGTTCCGGTAAAGCCATTGTCCAGATCAGCCACGGCGTTGCCGAACATTGCCTGCGTTACCAGCGTTTTGCAGAGCATCTGAATGCCCAGGGCTTTCATGTCTATGCCCATGATCATCGCGGCCATGGATACACCAAGGCCGAGGGAGCGCCGCTTGGCCGCTTTGCCCAGAACGATGGCATGCGGCTGGTGCTGAAGGACATGGACGTCATCAATGCCATCGCCCGCGTTCGCCATCCGGGATTACCGCTCATTCTGTTTGGACATTCCATGGGCGGGCTGGTCGGCCTCAATTATGTGATTGAGTATCAGGAGAAGGTTCAGGCAGCGGCGATCTGGAATGCCAATTTTTCCGTCGGACTATCGGGGCGACTGGCGCAGGGCATTTTGCGGGCCGAACGCATGTTCCTCGGCTCCGACGTGCCGAGCATGCTTTTGCCCAAACTGACCTTTCAGACATGGGCGCGCGGTATCAAGGATGCCCGCACGCCGTTCGACTGGCTCTCCCGCGACCCCAAGGAAGTCGACGCCTATGTCACTGACCCTCTATGCGGCTGGGACGCCTCGGTCAGTATGTGGCGCGATGTCTTCGGTTTTACCTTTGGAGGCGCTGATAACACCGCGCTTGCCAAGATCAGGCGCGTTCTGCCGTTCAATCTTGCTGGCGGTGGGCAAGACCCCGCGACGGCAAAAGGCAGCGCCGTGCGTGATCTCGCAAACCGGATGCAAAAACTCGGTTTCTCCGATGTCACCAGCAAAGTTTACGAAGACACCCGCCATGAAGGGTTGAATGAAATCAACCGCGACGTGATTATGGCTGACTTCACCCAATGGGCGGTTCGAGTCGTTCAGAAACAAGCAGTAAATTTGGAGCGCACCTGA
- the ettA gene encoding energy-dependent translational throttle protein EttA: MARQFIYHMAGLNKAYGTKKVLENIHLSFYPDAKIGILGPNGAGKSTILKIMAGMDKEYTGEAWLADGATVGYLAQEPYLDPTKDVMGNVMDGVADKKAILDRYNELMMNYSDETADEGARLQDIIDAKNLWDLESQVEMAMEALRCPPGDSGVEKLSGGERRRVALCRLLLSQPDLLLLDEPTNHLDAETTAWLEKHLREYAGSVLLITHDRYFLDNVTGWILELDRGRGIPYEGNYSAYLGAKSKRMLQEGREDDSRQKALEREREWISASPKARQAKSKARIKAYDALVDAANDQRPGDAQIIIPAGERLGQVVIEAENLTKSFGDRVLIENLTFKLPPGGIVGIIGPNGAGKTTLFKMITGQEKPDSGSIRIGETVHLGYVDQSRDHLAAEKNVWEEISGGNEIIKIGKNEMNSRAYVSAFNFKGGDQQQKVGNLSGGQRNRVHLAKMLQSGGNVLLLDEPTNDLDTETLAALEDALEKYAGCAVIISHDRMFLDRLATHILAFEGDSHVEWFEGNFEDYENDKIRRLGPDSVNPKRPSYKPLTR, encoded by the coding sequence ATGGCACGCCAATTCATTTATCATATGGCCGGCCTGAACAAGGCATATGGAACCAAGAAGGTTCTCGAAAACATCCATCTTTCCTTCTACCCCGACGCCAAGATCGGTATCCTCGGACCGAACGGTGCGGGTAAGTCGACGATCCTCAAGATCATGGCCGGCATGGACAAGGAATATACGGGCGAAGCCTGGCTGGCCGATGGCGCCACCGTTGGCTATCTCGCCCAGGAACCCTACCTTGATCCCACCAAGGATGTGATGGGCAATGTCATGGACGGTGTTGCGGACAAGAAGGCCATTCTTGATCGCTACAACGAATTGATGATGAACTATTCCGACGAGACCGCCGATGAAGGCGCCAGGTTGCAGGATATCATCGACGCCAAGAACCTCTGGGATCTGGAATCGCAGGTCGAGATGGCCATGGAAGCATTGCGCTGCCCGCCCGGTGATTCCGGTGTGGAAAAGCTGTCGGGTGGTGAGCGCCGCCGCGTGGCCCTGTGCCGCCTGCTGCTGTCGCAGCCCGATCTTCTGCTGCTTGACGAGCCGACCAACCACCTTGACGCCGAAACCACCGCATGGCTGGAAAAGCACTTGCGTGAATATGCCGGCTCCGTCCTGCTGATCACGCACGATCGCTACTTCCTCGACAATGTCACGGGCTGGATTCTCGAACTCGACCGTGGCCGTGGCATTCCCTATGAAGGCAACTACTCCGCCTATCTTGGTGCCAAGTCCAAGCGCATGTTGCAGGAAGGCCGCGAGGACGATTCGCGCCAGAAGGCTCTGGAGCGCGAGCGCGAATGGATTTCCGCCAGCCCGAAGGCCCGTCAGGCCAAGTCAAAGGCGCGTATCAAGGCCTATGATGCGCTGGTTGATGCCGCCAATGATCAGCGTCCCGGCGATGCGCAGATCATCATCCCCGCAGGCGAGCGCCTCGGACAGGTGGTTATCGAAGCTGAAAACCTGACAAAATCTTTCGGTGATCGCGTTCTTATCGAGAACCTGACTTTCAAACTGCCTCCGGGCGGCATTGTCGGCATCATCGGGCCGAACGGTGCGGGTAAGACCACGCTGTTCAAGATGATCACCGGGCAGGAAAAGCCGGATTCCGGTTCAATCCGTATCGGTGAAACGGTTCATCTCGGCTATGTCGACCAGAGCCGCGATCACCTCGCAGCCGAAAAGAACGTCTGGGAGGAAATCTCCGGCGGCAATGAAATCATCAAGATCGGCAAGAACGAGATGAATTCGCGCGCCTATGTTTCGGCGTTCAATTTCAAGGGCGGCGATCAGCAGCAGAAGGTTGGCAATCTTTCCGGTGGTCAGCGTAACCGCGTTCACCTTGCCAAGATGCTGCAATCGGGTGGCAACGTCTTGCTCCTTGACGAACCGACCAACGATCTGGACACGGAAACGCTGGCGGCTCTTGAGGATGCACTGGAAAAATATGCTGGCTGCGCCGTTATCATCAGCCATGATCGTATGTTCCTTGACCGGCTGGCAACGCACATTCTGGCATTCGAAGGTGACAGCCACGTCGAGTGGTTCGAAGGCAACTTCGAGGATTATGAGAACGACAAGATTCGCCGTCTGGGACCAGACAGCGTCAATCCAAAGCGTCCAAGCTATAAGCCGCTCACACGTTAA
- a CDS encoding MOSC domain-containing protein: MTDLFATTTHIIPARKIAGRVSGVFQAPKDSFVTAAAEMLDLTFEGIRGDYHAGLTRRSGGREPWYPRGTEMRNERHISILAADELETIAKTMGLAEIKPEWIGTNMVVDGIPSLSMLPPRTLLFFEGGVTLKVDGQNAPCKVAGRSIAESAQTRDHTATALDFVKASRRLRGVVAWVEVPGIINAGEKVDARLPEQWIYPG, from the coding sequence ATGACTGATCTTTTCGCAACCACAACTCACATTATTCCTGCCCGCAAAATTGCCGGCCGGGTCAGCGGTGTATTTCAGGCACCGAAGGACAGTTTTGTCACTGCCGCAGCCGAAATGCTTGATCTTACCTTTGAGGGCATACGCGGCGATTATCATGCGGGCCTTACCCGCCGCTCCGGCGGGCGCGAGCCGTGGTATCCGCGTGGCACCGAAATGCGCAATGAACGGCATATTTCCATTCTGGCAGCGGACGAGCTTGAAACGATTGCCAAGACCATGGGCCTTGCGGAAATCAAGCCGGAATGGATCGGCACCAATATGGTGGTCGATGGTATTCCCTCGCTTTCCATGCTGCCGCCGCGCACCCTGCTGTTCTTCGAAGGCGGGGTGACGCTGAAGGTGGATGGCCAGAATGCGCCATGTAAGGTGGCTGGGCGTTCCATCGCTGAAAGCGCGCAGACGCGCGATCACACGGCCACAGCGCTTGATTTCGTCAAGGCATCGAGACGTTTGCGTGGGGTTGTTGCCTGGGTTGAAGTGCCGGGTATCATCAATGCGGGCGAAAAAGTCGATGCGCGTCTGCCGGAACAATGGATTTACCCCGGCTGA